The following proteins are encoded in a genomic region of Phragmites australis chromosome 9, lpPhrAust1.1, whole genome shotgun sequence:
- the LOC133928548 gene encoding E3 ubiquitin-protein ligase At1g63170-like, translated as MDVPPVESERVSQTDSHPSLMEHVIGIPGDDVASLSTSRRDNPDGFDQLPRVSESSSGTTTASNSQNAPLARRDDNRGHRQRSPLNSGFWISIELVVNLSQIIAAICVLSVSRNEHPYAPLFEWVIGYTVGCISTLPHLYWCYICRNRLATGQDSASQNYLPNNTPESNSYTGISAPHVSEAGGVTGTNGVSRNNVVTTNPRVQAFADHFKMALDCFFAVWFIVGNVWIFGGRSSAHVAPNLYRLCIAFLTFSCIGYAMPFILCALICCCLPCIISVMGFREDLNQNRGATTEAINALGTYTFKLKKPRSGERNEGGGDGVLAAGTNNERIVSAEDSVCCICLARYVDNDDLRMLPCSHFFHKECVDKWLKINALCPLCKAEIDGALTTAPAIGFWRRHSDNRVGNNIEQQ; from the exons ATGGATGTTCCTCCTGttgaatcagaaagagtgaGTCAAACAGATAGTCACCCTTCACTCATGGAGCATGTGATCGGTATCCCAGGGGATGATGTTGCTTCTTTGTCGACATCTCGCCGAGACAATCCTGATGGCTTCGATCAATTGCCTCGTGTCTCAGAAAGTTCTTCTGGAACAACTACTGCATCTAACTCTCAGAATGCTCCTCTAGCAAGAAGAGATGATAATCGCGGTcatcgtcagcgaagtcctttGAATTCTGGTTTCTGGATCTCAATTGAACTAGTTGTAAATCTTAGCCAGATTATAGCTGCTATTTGTGTTCTGTCTGTGTCAAGGAATGAGCATCCATATGCTCCATTGTTTGAGTGGGTCATTGGTTATACAGTAGGTTGTATTTCAACTCTTCCTCATCTTTACTGGTGCTATATCTGTCGCAACCGCCTGGCCACTGGGCAAGATTCCGCAAGTCAGAACTACCTTCCAAACAACACCCCTGAAAGTAATTCTTATACCGGAATTTCAGCCCCTCATGTGTCTGAAGCTGGTGGTGTAACGGGCACAAATGGAGTCTCAAGAAACAATGTGGTCACCACAAATCCAAG GGTCCAAGCTTTTGCTGATCACTTCAAAATGGCTCTGGATTGTTTCTTCGCCGTGTGGTTTATTGTGGGAAATGTGTGGATATTTGGTGGACGTTCTTCTGCCCATGTGGCACCCAACTTGTA CAGGTTGTGTATAGCCTTCCTCACATTCAGCTGCATCGGTTACGCTATGCCTTTCATTCTCTGTGCATTGATATGTTGCTGCCTGCCCTGCATAATCTCTGTAATGGGCTTTCGTGAAGATTTGAACCAAAACAGAGGTGCTACTACTGAAGCAATCAATGCCTTGGGCACGTACACGTTTAAATTGAAGAAGCCTCGTAGTGGAGAGAGAAACGAAGGTGGTGGTGATGGAGTCTTGGCTGCTGGAACCAACAACGAGCGAATTGTTTCTGCTGAAGACTCT GTTTGCTGTATCTGCTTGGCAAGGTATGTGGACAATGATGATCTCCGGATGCTCCCTTGCTCGCACTTCTTCCACAAGGAATGTGTTGACAAATGGCTCAAGATAAATGCGCTGTGCCCCCTCTGCAAAGCTGAGATTGACGGTGCCCTGACAACTGCTCCAGCTATTGGCTTTTGGCGCCGCCACAGCGACAACAGGGTAGGAAACAACATTGAACAACAATAG